One Malus sylvestris chromosome 14, drMalSylv7.2, whole genome shotgun sequence DNA segment encodes these proteins:
- the LOC126599571 gene encoding monodehydroascorbate reductase-like, which translates to MGAKNFKYVILGGGVSAGYAAREFAKQGLKPGELAVISKEAVAPYERPALSKAYLFPESPARLPGFHVCVGSGGERLLPDWYKEKGIELILNTEIVNADLPGKTLVSGSGESFKYQTLVIATGSTVIRLTDFGVKGADAKNIFYLREIDDADKLYEAIKAKKNGKAVIVGGGYIGLELGAVLKINNLDVKMVYPEPWCMPRLFTSGIAAFYEGYYQNKGVKIIKGTVATGFTADSNGEVKEVHLKDGTVLEADIVVVGVGGRPLTTLFKGQVEEEKGGIKTDAFFKTSVPDVYAVGDVATFPLKLYNEIRRVEHVDHARKSAEQAVKAIKASEEGKTVEEYDYLPYFYSRSFDLSWQFYGDNVGETVLFGDSNPATPKAKFGTYWIKDRKVVGAFLEGGTPEENQAIAKVAKAQPPVASLDQLAAEGLSFACKI; encoded by the exons ATGGGGGCGAAGAACTTCAAGTACGTGATCCTCGGCGGCGGCGTCTCAGCT GGATATGCAGCTCGGGAGTTTGCCAAACAGGGCCTTAAGCCAGGCGAACTAGCGGTCATTTCCAAAGAGGCG GTGGCTCCCTATGAACGTCCTGCACTCAGCAAGGCTTATCTCTTCCCCGAGT CTCCTGCTAGACTTCCCGGGTTTCATGTCTGCGTTGGAAGTGGAGGAGAGAGATTGCTTCCTGACTGGTACAAGGAGAAAG GGATAGAATTGATTCTTAACACTGAAATAGTTAACGCTGATCTTCCCGGGAAGACTCTTGTCAGTGGATCTGGGGAATCCTTCAAGTACCAGACTCTTGTCATTGCCACTGGCTCAACT gTTATAAGATTGACAGATTTTGGTGTCAAAGGAGCTGATGCCAAAAACATCTTCTATTTGAGAGAAATTGATGATGCCGATAAACTCTACGAAGCAATTAAAGCAAAGAAGAATGGGAAGGCTGTGATTGTTGGAGGAGGGTACATTGGTCTCGAGCTTGGTGcagttttgaaaattaacaaTTTAGATGTTAAAATGGTTTACCCTGAACCATGGTGCA TGCCTCGACTTTTCACTTCTGGTATTGCTGCTTTTTATGAGGGCTATTATCAAAACAAAGGAGTTAAAATCATCAAGGGAACAGTTGCGACTGGATTTACTGCTGACTCAAATGGAGAG GTCAAGGAAGTGCACCTAAAGGATGGCACCGTGCTTGAAGCTGACATCGTTGTTGTTGGTGTTGGAGGCAGGCCCCTGACAACATTGTTCAAGGGACAAGTCGAAGAGGAGAAAGGCGGCATTAAG ACGGATGCTTTCTTCAAAACAAGTGTTCCGGATGTATATGCTGTGGGCGATGTCGCCACTTTTCCTTTGAAGTTGTACAATGAGATTAGAAGAGTTGAGCATGTCGATCATGCACGCAAATCTGCTGAGCAGGCTGTAAAGGCCATCAAGGCAAGCGAGGAGGGGAAGACAGTTGAGGAGTACGACTACCTTCCATACTTCTATTCCCGCTCCTTCGATCTTTCATGGCAATTCTACGGTGACAATGTTGGTGAAACCGTGCTCTTCGGAGACAGTAATCCTGCGACACCAAAGGCGAAGTTTGGAACATACTGGATCAAAGACAGGAAGGTGGTCGGAGCGTTTCTGGAAGGCGGCACTCCGGAGGAAAACCAGGCTATTGCCAAAGTTGCGAAGGCCCAACCTCCGGTTGCGAGTTTAGATCAGCTTGCTGCGGAAGGTCTCTCTTTCGCTTGTAAGATCTAA
- the LOC126599572 gene encoding 60S acidic ribosomal protein P2-1-like, whose translation MKVVAAYLLAVLGGKTTPTAEDLKDILGSVGAEADDDRIQLLLSEVKGKDITELIASGREKLASVPAGGGGAVAVAATGGGGGAAAAPAAAEAKKEEKVEEKEESDDDMGFSLFD comes from the exons ATGAAGGTGGTCGCTGCATACTTGTTGGCTGTGTTGGGCGGAAAGACCACCCCTACCGCCGAAGATCTCAAGGACATCCTTGGCTCCG TTGGCGCCGAGGCTGATGATGACAGgattcaacttctgctttccgAAGTCAAGGGTAAGGACATCACAGAGCTAATTGCCTCCGGAAGGGAAAAGTTGGCCTCCGTACCAGCTGGTGGAGGTGGTGCTGTTGCAGTTGCTGCaactggtggtggtggtggagctgCCGCTGCTCCTGCTGCAGCTGAGGCaaagaaagaggagaaggtCGAGGAGAAAGAGGAATCCGATGAT GACATGGGCTTCAGTCTCTTTGACTAG
- the LOC126598407 gene encoding UPF0481 protein At3g47200-like produces MGDHAITVVDSSSSSSSEEEDEVMNYEETVEAMRSALDKHSNEIQTSSRSSSSVCIYKVPASLAGIRPQAIEPEMISIGPYHRSKDGLMELESYKWRFLASILSRERYKRGRDLLVEYYKAMRKLEERTRSCYSELMPMSSPDFVQMMVLDGCFIIELFRQRNTDEEDTILKRPFFIQILTRDLLKLQNQLPFFVLEKLFEISDFGTQHSLSLLALEFFNHSLPRPSEVLKRTSELTGGANHLLDLFRLSFLPPAPHDPPRNNPPPSKSVFQRKANALLQILICLCMLATSIVVDDDRHSNLKYRPTEKSIQCTTQLRLSWVKFRPRKNAESFLDVGYQKRVLRIPPITINELTIAIFINCMAFELCHPHTAPLFTAYIAFMRCLINSNRDVQVLCAEGIIASFSQNDHNVTELFTNLGEKVVLDIGDCYLSEQFRDVEAYYSSCRGTFLRTCFGEPWSIASFVYALILFAFTMVTASR; encoded by the coding sequence atggggGATCATGCTATCACAGTAGTAGATTcaagtagtagtagtagtagcgaggaagaagatgaagtgaTGAATTACGAAGAAACTGTGGAAGCTATGCGAAGTGCTCTAGACAAGCACAGCAACGAAATTCAAACGAGTAGTAGAAGCTCATCATCAGTGTGCATATATAAAGTTCCTGCCAGCCTCGCTGGAATCCGTCCACAAGCCATTGAACCTGAAATGATCTCCATTGGACCTTACCACCGCAGCAAGGACGGGTTAATGGAACTTGAATCCTACAAATGGCGGTTCCTTGCTTCAATCCTTTCCCGAGAAAGGTATAAAAGAGGGCGTGATCTGCTCGTAGAGTACTACAAAGCCATGAGAAAGTTGGAGGAGCGTACGAGAAGCTGCTACTCCGAGTTGATGCCTATGTCAAGCCCTGACTTTGTTCAAATGATGGTGCTTGATGGTTGCTTTATCATCGAGCTTTTTCGACAGAGGAATACAGATGAAGAGGACACCATTTTAAAAAGGCcgttttttattcaaattttaaCTAGGGACCTTCTGAAGCTTCAAAACCAACTCCCTTTCTTCGTCCTTGAAAAACTATTTGAGATTTCCGACTTTGGAACTCAACATTCTCTATCCTTGCTTGCGCTTGAGTTCTTCAATCATTCGTTGCCTAGGCCTAGCGAAGTCCTCAAGAGGACGAGTGAGCTTACTGGGGGGGCCAACCACTTGCTCGACTTGTTTCGCTTAAGCTTCCTTCCTCCCGCACCGCACGATCCTCCAAGGAACAATCCTCCTCCCTCGAAGTCAGTATTCCAACGAAAGGCAAATGCTCTACTGCAGATATTGATTTGCCTGTGTATGCTAGCAACTTCGATTGTAGTCGATGATGATCGTCACTCTAACCTAAAGTACCGCCCAACTGAGAAATCAATCCAATGTACCACACAACTAAGACTCTCTTGGGTAAAATTTAGGCCGCGCAAGAATGCGGAGAGCTTCTTAGACGTTGGTTACCAGAAAAGGGTACTTCGCATCCCACCTATAACCATCAATGAGCTCACCATTGCTATCTTTATCAATTGTATGGCCTTTGAACTCTGTCACCCACACACAGCTCCGCTCTTCACCGCTTATATTGCCTTCATGCGCTGTCTCATCAATTCGAATAGGGACGTCCAAGTTCTTTGTGCTGAAGGGATTATCGCCAGCTTCTCACAGAACGATCACAACGTAACTGAGCTGTTCACAAACTTGGGGGAAAAAGTTGTGCTCGACATAGGAGATTGCTACCTCTCCGAGCAATTCAGAGATGTGGAGGCCTATTACAGCAGCTGTAGGGGTACCTTCCTGCGAACTTGTTTTGGCGAGCCATGGTCGATCGCCTCATTTGTCTATGCCTTAATATTGTTTGCGTTCACAATGGTCACAGCTTCCAGATGA